DNA sequence from the Thermodesulfobacteriota bacterium genome:
CCAGGGGAACCAGGTAGGCCGCGTGCCCCAGGGCCTGGTAGAGGAGATCGGCAGCATACGACCCGGCTACCCCGCCGAGGTTTCGCGGAGCGCCCGGGCCGCCGGAGGTGTTGAAGGACGGATCGCCCGTGGAGTAGGAAAGGAGTGCCAGCAGCAAGAACGCGCAGGCGATCGCCAGGGTCAGCCCGACGAGCTCGGCCCGCACCCGGGGCCCGAGCCGGGCGGTCCAGCCCGGAATCCCCTCCCGGGGGCGCTTTGCAGAGGCTTCGCTCTTGCGTGCCACGCTTCAAGGTCCAAAGAAGAGGTAGCCGGCCCCCAGGAGCCAGCAGTATACCGCGAACCACCGGAACCGGCCCCGGCGGATCGCCGCCAGGAGGAAACGAATCGCCCAGAGCCCCGAGGCAAAGGCGGCCGCAACTCCCCCTGCGTATCCTCCGAGCCGGCCGGCCTCCACCCCCTCCAGGTGGGGAAGCTGGAGGACCAGAGCCCCCAGGATGGCGGGCACCGAAAGCAGGAAGCTGAAGCGGGCGGCGTCCTCCCCCCGGATGCCGAGCAGGGTTCCCACGGCAATGGTGGAGCCCGAGCGGCTGATCCCCGGCACGATGGCGAGCCCCTGCACGGTGCCCACGGCCAGCGCCCGGCCGTAGCCCATTCCCTCCAGGCCCATCCGGGGACGGGCCAGGACCTCCGAGATCCACAGGAGCGCTCCGGTCACCAGGAGCATGGCCGCGGCCGACCGCGGAGCGTGGAAGAGGGCCTCCAGGGGGTCTTTGAAGATCACGCCGATGAGCCCCGTGGGCACCGTGGCGGCCACGAGAAGCAGCGCCAGCCGGCGCCGCGAAGGGTCTCCCCCGGGGAGCAGGCTCGCCAGGAGCTCCTGCACGTCGCGGCGGAAGTACATTAGCACCGCCAGGAGCGTTCCCCCATGGAGGAGCGCATCGAAGAGCACACCGGGCTGCTCGAACCCCGGGATCAAGCTCTGGGCCAGCACCAGGTGCCCCGAGGAGCTCACCGGCAGAAACTCCGTGAGCCCCTGCACTAACCCCAGGAGCACGCTCTCCAACCAACCCATCGGAGCCTCTTCGCAGCATTCCAGTCGAGCGTGGACGAAACCCGTACTCTACTGAGGGGGGGCGCGCGGCGTCAACCAGCGAAGAACCCCGTAGGGGCGAGGCCCTTGACCCCGTGGGGCCGGTGACGTAGAAGGGCCGAAAGCGAGGAGCTGGGAATGGGAGGAGCGCTGGCACTACGAAGGGGCCATGTCGAACGGGGTACTTGCCCCTGGCGGTATGACCTCGCGGCGTTTAGGGGGTTGTCGCACGTTGAGGAGGAGAGCAGTTGACCATCGGAGAATGGATTCGCAGCGGCCGGAAAGAACGGG
Encoded proteins:
- a CDS encoding undecaprenyl-diphosphate phosphatase, with the protein product MGWLESVLLGLVQGLTEFLPVSSSGHLVLAQSLIPGFEQPGVLFDALLHGGTLLAVLMYFRRDVQELLASLLPGGDPSRRRLALLLVAATVPTGLIGVIFKDPLEALFHAPRSAAAMLLVTGALLWISEVLARPRMGLEGMGYGRALAVGTVQGLAIVPGISRSGSTIAVGTLLGIRGEDAARFSFLLSVPAILGALVLQLPHLEGVEAGRLGGYAGGVAAAFASGLWAIRFLLAAIRRGRFRWFAVYCWLLGAGYLFFGP